A window from Kovacikia minuta CCNUW1 encodes these proteins:
- a CDS encoding DUF3253 domain-containing protein: MERTPIRQVILAQVCDRGLEKTICPSEVARAIGGENWRSLMPEVRSVGAELVKSGDIEATQRGKVVDPLKTKGPIRFRVTEKGLGMETRDQGLGFRD, translated from the coding sequence ATGGAGCGGACGCCTATTCGCCAGGTCATTCTTGCCCAGGTTTGCGATCGGGGTTTAGAAAAAACCATTTGTCCTTCGGAAGTTGCCAGAGCGATCGGTGGAGAAAATTGGCGATCGCTGATGCCAGAGGTGCGCTCAGTCGGTGCCGAACTGGTCAAATCCGGCGATATTGAAGCAACCCAGCGAGGAAAGGTTGTTGATCCGCTTAAGACGAAAGGCCCGATTCGCTTTCGGGTTACGGAGAAGGGGCTAGGAATGGAGACCAGGGACCAGGGTTTGGGGTTCAGGGACTAG
- a CDS encoding DUF7925 domain-containing protein produces the protein MQPFQPLNSTHSSSLIPHPSSLFPPSPLPTPSLISPAPFPSSSSLLFIDPTVDDLPNLLSGVTAGTEVHILNSSQDAVSQITNTLLGREGISSIHIVSHGEAGGLDFGTGKLDLSDLPNFASQIQSWKKALTNDADILLYGCDVAEGELGRAFVSILSQLTGAEVAASTNLTGNSAKGGDWALEFHTGSIEAGLAFTNPYSYSGTLAGVTVTNTLDVTNGDVSSIPALNASDGGDGISLREAVQAANNTAGADTITFGGPTFTDATPDTITLIDGVLAISDDLTIQGTGASNLVVTGDGSVGLLRVDIGGTASFNGLTVSGGRYGINNSGTITSLSNSTFSNNLTYGIVNAGTINNLSNSSFSNNGVGIFNPGTITSLSNSSFSNNRQQGINNIGTITSLNNSTISNNQDSGISNAGTITSLSNSTISNNGNSGIFNDNNGSIGLSTITISNNGQGIYNNAGTISLSNSTISSNQFGGISNNGTISLSNSTIAGNLSYGVDSTEFGTGSIQNSLLVGNGESGTSNFSGIIQLDASSLTGTFAALGVDPTLRDNGGQTQTHALLPGSAAINAATNGTSTDQRGIAAVGTRDIGAFESRGFSVTSVSGNNQTANSGAAFTNPLVVSVSSAFNEPVNGGVITFAAPSTAASTNPATNTATITGGQASASVTANSTGGSYSVSAGSKGIATPVSFSLTNGGIILGVLNGPNGTPDAVGPTDNNDDFTNQSSNVLTQLTPGTTFDPNLVSFNNTVRNTGGATADISLLPTPPTNINDLPAGAIVTLSANQGATSATYQYTGTAFVFTSGTGIVGGNPVSATNPVRIDAVAANGTANYTVNVDLPLGTPLSTDPNIQRGFPVTITAFIDTNGNGLADDAATNRTIDRVYTGFLQLTTQSRVIQGNGPAVQGSDGTLSTTPKTPAPGNAIEYVVQYRNISESQPASGNGNVILNAGNVVIVEDGTVLPSNWARDNTFDNTIDTSHVLGSVQGAGTIQYFSGDPATHVLGAEQTGTTASSDVTRYVNSLTNSIAPGAAGTFIFQREVNLGSAAQVINNEAAATYEDLNHPSDPNNSVDPRRVNGTSNQASASIAEVAGISVIAGTPEDSNGGILAAEDLVYFPFTITNIGNDLTRFQLPTQAGITGPGTVGTLQYSTDNGASWDDIPPGGLTTTAITVNGTVKVRVPVTINSGATPGQQIQVTLGETNPVATGQNSPRAGSVNDARDVYTVDNPDGSPGEVVGVPANGVVEGSASASVTLDSRYYSLAKILTTRTGYTDNGTSGDITDDTISYTLGLQVESNDVTGQAITPSALAGSSVPGLPGNNILVSDAIPFGTELATAPTAPTGWQVVYSTTSPSTSANAATWTTTPPPLSTVTRIGFVKPTIDGNSSTYLLVGSSTSFAIQVKVKAGETSPLTIANMAQVFGKTPETNAPVLDESGDQNPSNFDGPPGNLTPPPNTDTNGDAIPDQLPPTVSDGYIANSTDLATTGTDTTGNNTGDTNNPGANGGGEANVFELTATAPPTVTLSTTTPTLTEGGSNGTITITLSEPSANPIDVNFSLMGSAGRGTDYTITPGTGISNFNPVAGTFRINANTTSVTFTIQTTDDIAAEADETIALTLTVTTGGYQISNTPLNLTISRNDFVVTSTADSGEGSLRQAIANANSLNGTDTITFGGSTFTDATPDTISLASGQLSITDSVTITGTGADKLTLSQNGSEAARIFNVGSNATVTLEKMTIANGNAINANGGGILNSGNLTIANSALHNNSATRGAGIYNNGGTLSITNSTLDGNTASENGGGIANVSGTLTIRNSTISGNQVTGTTYGGGAIDQYGSGNPTATIENSTIAFNSAANASTSGIWLENGTLSLRNTIVANNNGTNNFQVETGATLTSLGNNLTNSVTSPLNQLSDRTNANARLAPLANNGGTTQTHALLSGSAAINAGNNANAPTTDQRGFTRILSDKIDIGAVEYAPQPDYTSDGKIDLLWRNSSSGANVIWALNGTSYSTAFALPTLTDTNWQLEGTADFTGDGKADLLWRNRSTGANVVWQLNGHRVQHRLRPAHPQRHQLANRRHC, from the coding sequence ATGCAACCCTTCCAACCCCTCAACTCCACCCACTCCTCATCCCTCATCCCTCATCCCTCATCCCTCTTCCCTCCCTCCCCACTCCCCACTCCCTCCCTCATCTCCCCTGCCCCCTTCCCCTCCTCCTCCTCCCTCCTCTTCATTGACCCCACTGTTGATGATCTGCCCAACCTGTTGTCTGGCGTCACAGCCGGAACGGAGGTACACATCCTCAACTCCTCACAGGATGCCGTTTCTCAAATCACGAATACCCTATTGGGACGGGAAGGCATTTCCAGCATTCACATCGTTTCCCACGGCGAAGCGGGCGGATTAGACTTTGGCACTGGCAAATTGGACCTGAGCGATCTACCTAATTTTGCCAGTCAGATCCAGTCCTGGAAGAAGGCACTGACCAATGATGCGGATATTTTGCTCTACGGCTGCGATGTGGCAGAAGGGGAACTGGGCCGGGCATTTGTTTCTATCCTCAGCCAATTGACCGGAGCCGAAGTGGCCGCCTCCACAAACCTGACGGGTAATAGTGCTAAAGGTGGCGACTGGGCCCTGGAGTTCCACACTGGCAGTATTGAAGCTGGGCTGGCATTTACCAATCCCTACAGTTATAGCGGCACCCTGGCAGGCGTAACGGTAACCAATACGCTTGATGTGACAAACGGCGATGTCTCCAGCATCCCAGCCTTGAACGCTAGCGATGGTGGCGATGGCATTAGTTTGAGGGAGGCAGTTCAAGCTGCCAATAATACTGCCGGTGCCGATACGATTACCTTTGGCGGACCAACCTTCACCGATGCTACCCCCGACACCATCACCCTGATTGATGGCGTACTAGCTATTTCCGATGACCTGACAATTCAGGGCACCGGGGCAAGCAATCTGGTAGTGACAGGAGATGGAAGCGTTGGACTATTACGGGTGGATATAGGTGGCACCGCCAGTTTCAATGGCTTAACCGTTAGTGGCGGAAGGTATGGCATTAACAATAGTGGCACCATCACCAGCCTGAGCAACAGCACTTTTAGCAATAATCTAACCTATGGCATTGTCAATGCTGGCACGATCAACAACCTGAGCAACAGCAGCTTCAGCAATAATGGCGTTGGCATTTTCAACCCTGGCACGATCACCAGTCTGAGCAACAGCAGCTTCAGCAATAATCGACAACAGGGTATTAACAACATCGGCACGATCACCAGCCTGAACAACAGCACTATCAGTAATAATCAGGATTCTGGCATTTCCAACGCCGGCACGATCACCAGCCTGAGCAACAGCACCATCAGCAATAATGGGAACTCTGGCATTTTCAATGATAACAATGGCTCAATCGGACTGAGCACCATCACCATTAGCAATAATGGACAAGGCATTTACAACAATGCAGGTACGATCAGCCTGAGCAATAGCACCATCAGCAGTAATCAGTTTGGTGGCATTTCCAACAATGGCACGATCAGCCTGAGCAACAGCACGATCGCTGGTAACCTTTCCTACGGTGTTGACAGTACTGAGTTTGGCACAGGCAGTATTCAGAATAGTCTGCTTGTTGGTAACGGCGAAAGTGGAACAAGCAACTTCTCAGGAATCATCCAACTAGATGCCAGCAGCCTGACAGGAACGTTTGCGGCTCTGGGCGTTGATCCAACATTAAGAGATAATGGCGGTCAAACTCAGACCCATGCATTGCTACCCGGTAGCGCGGCGATCAACGCTGCGACTAACGGCACCAGCACCGACCAGCGGGGCATTGCTGCCGTGGGCACTCGCGACATTGGTGCCTTTGAATCCCGTGGCTTCAGTGTCACCTCTGTCTCTGGCAACAATCAGACTGCCAATTCTGGTGCCGCATTCACCAATCCCTTGGTGGTTTCTGTCAGCAGTGCCTTCAACGAACCTGTTAATGGTGGTGTCATTACCTTCGCCGCTCCCAGCACCGCAGCCAGCACCAATCCGGCAACTAATACAGCAACCATTACGGGTGGTCAGGCAAGCGCATCAGTTACAGCCAATAGCACTGGGGGTAGCTACAGCGTCAGCGCAGGTAGCAAGGGCATTGCAACCCCTGTCAGCTTTAGCTTGACAAATGGTGGGATTATTTTAGGGGTTTTGAATGGACCAAACGGCACTCCTGATGCTGTGGGGCCAACGGACAATAACGACGACTTTACGAATCAATCTTCCAATGTTCTAACTCAACTAACTCCAGGTACAACATTTGATCCAAACCTGGTTAGTTTTAACAACACCGTCAGAAATACAGGTGGTGCAACTGCCGATATCTCTTTGCTACCCACACCACCAACCAACATCAATGACTTGCCTGCGGGTGCAATTGTAACCCTATCGGCTAATCAGGGTGCGACTTCTGCGACCTATCAATATACGGGCACAGCTTTTGTATTTACCAGTGGTACCGGTATTGTGGGAGGCAACCCGGTTAGCGCGACGAACCCGGTGCGAATTGATGCAGTTGCAGCGAATGGAACAGCAAACTATACGGTCAATGTTGACCTGCCGCTTGGTACTCCACTTTCAACCGATCCAAATATCCAGCGTGGCTTCCCTGTAACCATCACAGCCTTCATTGATACCAACGGGAATGGTTTAGCAGATGATGCTGCCACCAATAGGACGATCGATCGGGTCTATACAGGTTTCTTGCAACTGACCACTCAATCACGCGTTATACAGGGAAATGGGCCAGCGGTTCAAGGTTCGGATGGGACGCTGAGTACAACACCGAAAACACCTGCTCCAGGAAATGCGATTGAGTATGTTGTTCAATACAGAAATATTTCTGAATCACAACCAGCAAGTGGTAATGGTAATGTGATTTTGAACGCTGGTAATGTGGTGATAGTAGAAGATGGTACGGTGCTTCCCAGTAATTGGGCGCGAGATAATACTTTTGACAACACAATCGATACCAGTCATGTGCTTGGCTCAGTGCAGGGAGCTGGAACAATTCAATACTTTAGCGGTGATCCGGCTACGCATGTTCTAGGTGCTGAACAAACTGGGACTACAGCCTCTAGCGATGTAACTCGGTATGTAAATAGCCTGACTAATTCGATCGCACCCGGAGCAGCAGGAACATTTATATTCCAGCGAGAAGTGAATCTGGGTAGTGCAGCTCAGGTCATTAATAACGAAGCGGCTGCAACCTACGAAGATCTCAATCATCCCTCAGATCCAAACAATTCAGTTGACCCAAGAAGAGTCAATGGGACATCTAACCAGGCATCTGCCAGCATCGCAGAAGTTGCGGGTATCTCAGTAATCGCTGGAACACCTGAAGACAGCAATGGAGGGATTCTGGCGGCTGAGGATCTCGTTTATTTTCCATTTACTATCACCAATATCGGTAACGATCTCACCCGCTTTCAACTACCAACCCAGGCAGGAATTACAGGACCAGGTACCGTAGGCACTTTACAGTACAGTACGGACAATGGTGCATCCTGGGACGACATTCCGCCTGGTGGCTTGACCACTACTGCCATCACAGTAAATGGAACCGTAAAAGTCCGTGTACCCGTCACGATCAATTCAGGTGCGACACCAGGGCAACAAATTCAAGTAACCTTAGGGGAAACGAATCCTGTTGCAACTGGTCAGAATTCTCCACGTGCTGGATCGGTGAATGATGCAAGAGATGTTTATACGGTAGACAACCCGGATGGTAGCCCCGGAGAAGTGGTTGGTGTACCCGCTAACGGTGTTGTAGAAGGGAGTGCATCAGCTTCGGTGACCCTAGATTCCAGGTACTACTCTCTAGCAAAGATTCTCACCACTCGCACGGGCTATACCGATAACGGTACATCCGGCGACATAACAGACGATACCATCAGCTACACTTTAGGGCTGCAAGTTGAGTCGAATGATGTGACGGGGCAAGCTATTACACCATCGGCCCTGGCAGGTTCCAGTGTACCGGGTCTTCCTGGTAACAACATTTTGGTTTCTGATGCCATTCCGTTCGGGACGGAACTCGCAACTGCACCCACAGCTCCCACGGGTTGGCAAGTTGTTTACTCCACAACGTCTCCCTCCACCTCTGCAAATGCTGCTACCTGGACAACCACCCCCCCACCGTTATCGACGGTCACACGCATCGGTTTTGTCAAACCCACGATCGATGGGAATTCGTCTACCTACCTTCTAGTTGGTTCATCCACATCCTTCGCAATTCAGGTAAAGGTTAAAGCTGGAGAAACTTCACCGCTGACGATCGCCAATATGGCGCAAGTCTTTGGTAAAACACCCGAAACGAATGCCCCTGTACTCGATGAATCTGGCGATCAAAACCCCAGCAACTTTGATGGTCCTCCAGGGAACCTGACACCCCCACCCAACACTGATACAAATGGGGATGCTATCCCTGACCAATTACCCCCTACGGTCAGCGATGGCTATATCGCTAATTCAACCGATCTCGCTACGACTGGAACAGACACGACCGGGAACAATACAGGCGACACAAACAATCCGGGTGCCAATGGGGGTGGGGAAGCCAATGTTTTTGAACTGACTGCCACTGCCCCTCCCACTGTCACGCTTTCGACCACCACCCCTACCCTGACCGAAGGTGGCAGTAACGGCACCATTACGATCACCCTGTCCGAACCATCAGCGAATCCGATCGATGTCAACTTCTCTCTAATGGGTTCCGCAGGCAGAGGCACCGACTACACAATTACCCCTGGAACAGGCATCAGCAACTTTAACCCTGTTGCCGGAACCTTCAGAATTAATGCCAACACCACCAGTGTTACCTTCACCATCCAAACGACTGATGACATTGCCGCAGAAGCGGATGAAACCATTGCCCTGACGCTAACAGTTACAACTGGCGGCTACCAGATCAGTAATACCCCCCTCAACCTCACCATTAGCCGCAACGATTTTGTTGTTACTAGCACTGCTGACAGTGGTGAAGGTTCTTTGCGGCAGGCGATCGCCAACGCCAACAGTCTCAACGGAACCGACACCATCACCTTTGGCGGCAGCACCTTTACCGATGCCACCCCCGATACGATTAGCCTGGCTTCGGGTCAGCTCAGCATTACCGATAGTGTCACGATTACAGGCACCGGAGCCGACAAGCTCACCCTCAGCCAAAATGGGAGTGAAGCTGCTCGTATCTTCAATGTTGGTAGCAATGCCACTGTTACCTTAGAGAAGATGACGATCGCCAACGGTAATGCCATCAACGCCAATGGTGGCGGCATCCTCAACAGCGGTAATCTAACTATCGCAAACAGTGCCCTTCACAACAATAGCGCTACACGAGGTGCTGGTATCTACAACAACGGTGGCACACTGAGCATCACAAACAGCACCCTCGACGGCAACACCGCCAGCGAAAACGGGGGGGGCATTGCCAACGTGAGCGGAACACTGACGATTCGCAACAGTACTATCAGTGGCAATCAGGTCACGGGTACAACCTATGGGGGTGGGGCGATCGACCAGTACGGCAGTGGCAATCCCACAGCCACCATTGAGAACAGCACGATCGCCTTCAACAGTGCCGCCAACGCCAGCACCAGCGGCATCTGGCTGGAAAACGGCACCCTGAGTTTGCGAAACACGATCGTTGCCAACAACAACGGTACCAACAACTTCCAGGTCGAAACTGGCGCTACTCTCACCTCTTTGGGCAACAACCTGACCAATAGTGTCACCTCGCCGCTGAACCAACTGAGTGATCGGACCAACGCCAATGCCCGCCTCGCTCCCCTGGCAAACAACGGCGGCACCACCCAAACCCATGCCCTCCTCTCCGGCAGCGCCGCCATCAACGCTGGCAACAACGCCAATGCCCCCACTACTGACCAGCGCGGCTTTACCCGTATCCTGAGCGACAAAATCGACATCGGTGCCGTCGAATATGCCCCCCAACCCGACTACACCAGCGATGGCAAAATCGACCTCCTCTGGCGCAACAGTTCCTCTGGAGCCAATGTTATCTGGGCACTCAATGGCACCAGTTACAGCACCGCCTTTGCCCTACCCACCCTCACCGACACCAACTGGCAGTTGGAAGGCACTGCCGACTTTACCGGCGATGGCAAAGCCGACCTCCTCTGGCGCAATCGCTCGACGGGGGCAAATGTCGTCTGGCAACTCAATGGCCACCGGGTACAGCACCGCCTTCGCCCTGCCCACCCTCAAAGACACCAACTGGCAAATCGAAGGCACTGCTGA
- the lysS gene encoding lysine--tRNA ligase: MPSDRAQPESQSTSTLEEIRATRLAKVEQLKQAGQIPYAYRWDVTHHAADLQSKFAELANGEEVAMEVSIAGRILARRVFGKLAFFNLQDETGTIQLYLEKARIEQSMAEMPNAFNHLKQLTDVGDILGVKGTIKRTEKGELSVYVKEYAVLTKSLLPLPDKWHGLTDVAKRYRQRYVDLIVNPEVRETFRRRALITASMRRYLDQQGFIEIETPVLQTEAGGAEARPFITYHNTLEMDLYLRIATELHLKRLIVGGFEKVFELGRIFRNEGVSTRHNPEFTTIEVYQAYADYNDMMQLTEAIITTAAQDVLGTLHITYQGTTIDLTPPWRRVTMHDLVQEKTGLDFSQFGTLAEAKQAAVDAGLEEVEKCETIGNLLNEAFEQKVEETLIQPTFVTDYPVEISPLAKPHRSKPGLVERFELFIVGRETANSFSELTDPIDQRQRLEAQADRKAAGDLEAHSVDEDFLTALEYGMPPTGGLGIGIDRLVMLLTDCASIRDAIAFPLLKPEKAEED; the protein is encoded by the coding sequence ATGCCCTCCGATCGCGCTCAGCCTGAATCCCAATCGACCTCGACGCTGGAAGAAATTCGTGCCACCCGGTTGGCAAAGGTTGAGCAGTTGAAACAAGCCGGACAGATTCCCTATGCCTACCGCTGGGACGTGACGCACCATGCGGCGGATTTGCAATCTAAGTTTGCCGAGCTGGCAAATGGGGAAGAGGTGGCAATGGAAGTGTCGATCGCCGGTCGAATTCTGGCGCGACGAGTATTTGGCAAACTGGCTTTTTTTAATTTGCAGGATGAAACAGGAACGATTCAACTTTATCTGGAGAAAGCCCGGATTGAACAGAGCATGGCAGAGATGCCGAACGCCTTCAATCACTTGAAGCAATTGACCGATGTGGGCGATATTCTGGGCGTCAAGGGCACGATCAAACGGACGGAAAAGGGAGAACTTTCGGTCTACGTCAAGGAGTATGCCGTCCTGACCAAATCCTTGCTGCCCCTGCCCGACAAGTGGCACGGGCTGACGGATGTTGCCAAGCGCTATCGGCAACGCTATGTGGATTTGATCGTCAATCCGGAAGTGCGGGAAACCTTTCGGCGGCGGGCACTGATTACCGCTTCGATGCGCCGCTACCTGGATCAGCAGGGCTTTATCGAAATTGAAACCCCTGTGTTGCAAACGGAGGCGGGCGGAGCGGAGGCACGTCCGTTCATCACTTACCACAACACTTTGGAAATGGATCTGTATCTCCGGATTGCCACCGAGTTGCACCTGAAGCGGTTAATTGTGGGTGGGTTTGAGAAGGTATTTGAACTGGGGCGGATTTTCCGCAACGAGGGGGTTTCGACCCGCCATAACCCGGAGTTTACGACGATCGAGGTCTACCAGGCCTACGCCGACTACAACGACATGATGCAGCTGACGGAAGCCATCATCACCACTGCGGCGCAGGATGTGTTGGGCACATTGCACATTACCTACCAGGGAACGACGATCGACCTCACCCCGCCCTGGCGCAGAGTGACCATGCATGATCTGGTACAGGAAAAAACTGGATTGGATTTCAGCCAATTTGGTACGCTGGCAGAAGCCAAGCAAGCAGCGGTAGATGCGGGGCTGGAGGAAGTCGAAAAATGTGAAACGATCGGCAACCTGCTGAATGAAGCTTTTGAGCAAAAGGTGGAAGAAACTCTGATTCAACCAACTTTTGTGACTGATTACCCGGTGGAAATCTCACCCCTGGCAAAACCCCATCGCTCTAAGCCCGGGCTGGTCGAACGGTTTGAATTGTTTATTGTGGGCAGGGAAACGGCAAATAGTTTCTCGGAGTTAACTGATCCGATCGATCAGCGGCAGCGGTTGGAAGCCCAGGCAGACCGCAAGGCAGCGGGTGATCTGGAAGCCCATAGTGTGGATGAAGATTTCCTGACTGCCCTGGAATACGGCATGCCTCCCACGGGTGGGTTGGGGATTGGTATCGATCGCCTGGTCATGCTGTTAACGGATTGCGCCAGTATTCGGGATGCGATCGCCTTCCCCCTACTGAAACCAGAGAAAGCTGAGGAGGATTGA
- a CDS encoding Uma2 family endonuclease, producing MVQTPLKALTLEEFLQQPETKPASEYIDGQIIQKPMPQGKHSVVQGELVPTINQAVKPQRLARAFPELRCTFGDRSTVPDIAVFVWSRIPRDENGEVANSFPLAPDWTIEILSPEQSQTKVTKNILHSLKYGTQMGWLIDPDEKTVFVYRPKQETEVFDQPDALLPVPSFASELQLTVQDLFAWLSE from the coding sequence ATGGTACAAACACCATTGAAAGCCCTGACATTGGAGGAATTTCTGCAACAACCAGAAACGAAACCCGCCAGTGAATATATTGATGGTCAAATTATTCAGAAACCGATGCCGCAAGGGAAACATAGCGTGGTTCAAGGAGAGCTTGTACCCACAATTAATCAAGCTGTAAAGCCTCAACGCCTTGCGCGTGCGTTTCCTGAATTGCGGTGTACCTTTGGCGATCGCTCAACCGTCCCCGACATTGCAGTTTTTGTTTGGAGTCGAATCCCGCGCGATGAGAATGGAGAAGTAGCTAACAGCTTTCCCCTCGCTCCAGATTGGACGATTGAAATCCTCTCTCCTGAGCAGAGCCAAACAAAGGTGACAAAGAATATTTTGCATAGTTTGAAGTACGGCACCCAAATGGGTTGGTTGATTGACCCGGATGAGAAAACGGTATTTGTGTATCGTCCCAAACAAGAAACCGAAGTCTTTGACCAACCAGATGCGCTTCTGCCTGTACCATCCTTTGCCAGTGAACTCCAACTAACCGTGCAAGATCTGTTCGCCTGGTTGTCGGAATAA